One Dermatophagoides farinae isolate YC_2012a chromosome 1, ASM2471394v1, whole genome shotgun sequence genomic region harbors:
- the LOC124492267 gene encoding uncharacterized protein LOC124492267: MACKVVDDDTIQKIVSNYIKHRNYKANSRVNDNHHSLTDQQSEENGTETTLRDDNVLPAKDWFLEGALSAFQSIRNVATLRLKEEDFVKEVEVAFRKFVEFINNIRLTQIEENLKTSSTSSSSSWNQKRMPQQHGEELWMTCFPLFVHIFIQLFECGHVANAQNFFIEHYQRFTKKSNHVQFLSSMQSSLNNNSLNSALQNFKNFKCRIMITEQSFNLLTQFLKHEQHLSILQTFNSCLDFRVMTQEEYSNQQTYQGVSAQNDSVHQDDILAENLANPNNSEEMNEILNIIKSVRDMDDEENDDDNNEPSDLNYPTQAYQTTVCLCRMQSANTSSVAISKNLAKIVAGTENSEILLWDCDLTDELEYFSSRLYRHWKRVPVRQITSEVDFKFINPKTCDDKSVTDDVKNQVNPIIFRGHSNTVYEMSFLFDSNLLLSCSSDTTIRAWDVNSSSCLAVYKGHASAIWTIDSNDSGCFISGGRDGIAHMWDIERTVPMRIYSGHLMDINQIKFHPNCNYLATASADKTIILWDVNQVRQVRMFCGHTASVNAIRFSSCGKYLASASEDGSVKIWDISQGRCIAEMLDHQDDIRCITFGPNDHLLASCGIGSSAVHIWENSIACAKSQQLVPFIAIDVNSSNSSSNGNGRENESESMTTNINTSQNCLMQLQFIRHNVLLAFSKKKLDPNNVFETKFMNNSRLDF; this comes from the exons atGGCCTGTAAAGTAGTTGATGACGATACCATACAGAAGATTGTATCAAATTATATTAAACATCGAAATTATAag GCAAATTCAAGAGTgaatgacaatcatcattcattgactGATCAGCAATCAGAGGAAAATGGCACCGAAACAACGTTacgtgatgataatgttttacCGGCTAAAGATTGGTTTCTAGAAGGTGCACTTTCAGCATTTCAAAGCATTCGAAATGTTGCCACATTGCGTTTGAAAGAAGAAGATTTTGTCAAAGAAGTTGAGGTAGCATTTCgaaaatttgttgaattcatcaacaatattcgTTTGACacaaattgaagaaaatctGAAAACATCATCtacatcgtcgtcgtcgtcgtggAATCAAAAGCGAATGCCACAACAACATGGTGAAGAGTTGTGGATGACCTGttttccattgtttgttCACATATTTATTCAACTTTTTGAATGTGGTCATGTTGCAAACG cacaaaattttttcatcgaacATTATCAAAGATTTacgaaaaaatcgaatcatgtACAATTCCTGAGTTCGATGCAATCATcgctcaacaacaattcattgaattctgcattacaaaattttaaaaattttaaatgtcGTATCATGATTACAGAGCAAAGTTTCAACTTGCTCACACAATTTTTAAAG CATGAACAACATCTGTCCATATTACAAACATTCAATTCTTGTCTGGATTTTCGTGTCATGACACAAGAGGAATATAGCAATCAACAAACATATCAAGGTGTGTCGGCTCAAAATGATTCGGTTCATCAGGATGACATCCTAGCGGAAAATTTAGCCAATCCAAATAATTCggaagaaatgaatgaaattctaaACATTATAAAGTCCGTCAGagatatggatgatgaagaaaacgATGACGACAACAATGAACCATCGGATTTAAATTATCCAACACAAGCATATCAAACAACTGTATGTCTATGTAGAATGCAATCGGCAAATACAAGTTCGGTTGCCATATCGAAAAATCTTGCCAAAATCGTAGCAGGCACAGAAAATTCCGAGATATTATTATGGGATTGTGATCTAACCGATGAacttgaatatttttcctCTCGTCTCTATCGACATTGGAAACGTGTACCGGTTCGGCAAATCACATCTGAGGtggattttaaatttattaatcCAAAAACATGCGACGATAAATCAGtcacagatgatg TTAAGAATCAAGTAAATCCAATCATCTTTCGTGGTCATTCTAATACCGTCTATGAAATGTCATTCCTGTTTGATTCGAATCTATTGCTATCCTGTTCTAGTGATACAACCATTCGAGCATGGGATGTTAATTCTAGCTCATGTTTGGCTGTCTATAAAGGACATGCTTCTGCTATTTGGACGATTGATTCAAACGATTCCGGATGTTTTATTTCAGGTGGTCGAGACGGCATCGCACACATGTGGGACATTGAACGTACCGTACCAATGCGGATATATTCCGGTCATTTAATggatatcaatcaaatcaaattccatCCGAATTGCAATTATTTAGCCACTGCATCTGCGGATAAAACAATCATTCTTTGGGACGTGAATCAAGTCCGACAAGTTCGAATGTTTTGTGGTCATACGGCATCGGTTAATGCGATACGATTCTCGTCGTGTGGAAAATATCTAGCCTCAGCTTCTGAAGATGGATCCGTAAAAATCTGGGACATTTCACAGGGTCGTTGTATTGCCGAAATGCTCGATCATCAAGATGATATTCGGTGTATAACGTTTGGTCCAAATGATCATCTACTTGCATCATGTGGAATCGGATCATCTGCCGTTCATATTTGGGAAAATTCAATCGCTTGCGCCAAATCTCAACAATTGGTTCCTTTCATTGCCATAGATGTGAatagcagcaacagcagcagcaatggaaatggaagagaaaatgaatcagAATCGATGACTACAAATATAAATACAAGTCAAAATTGTCTAATGCAATTACAATTCATTCGTCATAATGTTTTGTTGgcattttccaaaaaaaaattggatccaaataatgtttttgaaacaaaGTTTATGAATAACTCTCGGTTGGATTTTTGa
- the LOC124491927 gene encoding uncharacterized protein LOC124491927, with amino-acid sequence MRMEHVDEYLTCKSCNKKFRNAEAIRKHNYLLHDTGDYRCDHEGCDFSTTYRHELFTHRQSKHKRKKCQFTGCDRYVSFTYYPIHLRLHQNIRSYQCSWPDCGKTFVDNSSLKNHVRVHLNFKRFRCKWPDCSYACEQKSNLITHIRIRHFKLPHTKKRQLELNISMDSFPNPNEFVEAINEDISVNTPTM; translated from the coding sequence ATGAGGATGGAACATGTAGATGAATATCTGACATGCAAATCAtgcaataaaaaatttcgaaacgCTGAAGCCATAAGGAAACACAACTATCTATTACATGATACTGGTGATTATCGTTGCGATCATGAGGGATGTGATTTTTCCACTACATATCGCCATGAATTATTCACACATAGACAATCGAAACATAAGCgtaaaaaatgtcaattcaCTGGCTGTGATCGTTATGTATCGTTCACTTATTACCCAATACATTTGCGTTTACATCAAAACATTCGTTCCTATCAATGTTCGTGGCCAGATTGCGGAAAAACATTTGTCGATAATAGTTCCTTGAAGAATCATGTTCGTgtacatttaaattttaaacgTTTCCGTTGTAAATGGCCCGATTGTAGTTATGCTTGCGAACAGAAATCCAATCtgatcacacacatacgTATTCGACATTTTAAGCTACCACATACGAAAAAACGTCAATTGGAATTGAATATTTCGATGGATTCATTTCCCAAtccaaatgaatttgttgaagCGATTAATGAAGATATTTCTGTCAATACACCAACAATGtag